From Sus scrofa isolate TJ Tabasco breed Duroc unplaced genomic scaffold, Sscrofa11.1 Contig53, whole genome shotgun sequence, the proteins below share one genomic window:
- the LOC100525509 gene encoding LOW QUALITY PROTEIN: olfactory receptor 5AL1-like (The sequence of the model RefSeq protein was modified relative to this genomic sequence to represent the inferred CDS: substituted 1 base at 1 genomic stop codon) yields MAKGNYSTITEFILLGLTDNPELEAILSCVFLLMYLVAALGNLGLIVLIQISPQLHTPMYFFLCHLAFVDFYGTSSITPNTLVNSLREIKSVSFYACATQVCCFITFSVWELLMLSVMAYDRYLAICHPLLYVVLMPRKLCIQMVTSSYICGFTVGLVQAVATFHMSFCDSNVINQFYCDDVPLIALACSDTXFKELMVLFIAGFNVFCSLIIVLISYVFIVFAILRIPSSVGRQKAFSTCASHLLSITIYYGTLSFMYLQPKSSHSLGKDKFASVFYSIVIPMLNPLIYSLRNQEVKNALKKIIEKVHSSHH; encoded by the coding sequence ATGGCAAAAGGCAATTATTCAACGATCACTGAGTTCATCCTTTTGGGTCTCACAGATAATCCAGAGCTCGAAGCCATTCTCTCTTGTGTTTTCCTACTGATGTACTTGGTTGCCGCCTTGGGAAATCTTGGTTTGATTGTGCTAATTCAAATCAGTCCTCAACTTCATacacccatgtattttttcctctgtcacctggcttttgttgatttttatggTACTTCTTCCATCACTCCCAACACCCTTGTAAACTCTTTACGTGAAATTAAAAGTGTGTCGTTTTATGCATGTGCCACTCAAGTGTGTTGCTTTATCACATTTTCAGTTTGGGAACTATTGATGCTGTCTGTCATGGCTTATGATCGTTATCTGGCCATCTGCCATCCATTACTCTATGTAGTTCTCATGCCTAGGAAGCTCTGCATTCAAATGGTCACAAGCTCTTATATTTGTGGGTTCACTGTGGGACTCGTCCAAGCAGTGGCTACCTTCCACATGTCCTTCTGTGACTCTAATGTGATCAATCAGTTCTACTGTGATGACGTGCCCTTGATTGCTCTGGCCTGCTCTGACACGTGATTCAAAGAACTGATGGTGTTATTCATTGCAGGGTTCAATGTTTTTTGTTCTCTTATCATTGTTCTCATATCCTATGTATTCATTGTCTTTGCCATCTTAAGGATCCCTTCTTCTGTAGGAAGACAGAAAGCCTTTTCTACCTGTGCCTCTCACTTACTTTCTATTACTATATATTATGGGACTCTCAGTTTTATGTACCTGCAGCCCAAGTCAAGCCACTCACTAGGTAAAGACAAATTTGCCTCAGTATTCTATTCAATAGTGATTCCCATGCTAAACCCATTGATCTACAGCTTGAGGAATCAGGAGgtaaaaaatgctttgaaaaaaattatcgAAAAAGTGCATTCTAGTCATCATTGA